The Gloeocapsopsis sp. IPPAS B-1203 region CTGGAACTGTCGGCACTTGGCAAATGCAAACAAGTTCGGTCACATTCAACGTGTGAACGTTATGCTTGGATTGTACGTTCCAACGCTAGTCACGCCATTAGAGTTAATCGGAGCGCAAGATGATGAATGATGAAGCAATCAACCAAATACGTGAAGTTCGCCACATTATTTCTGAGGAGCATGGACACGATCCTCAGAGGTTAGTGAGCTACTATATTAAACTTCAGAAGCAATATCCTCAAGCCCAGTTTCAAGATAATTACTCAGAAGCTGTTCAAGCGTCAAGAAAGCTAGCTGCTAAAGACAGTAAATAATCTAATAGATGTTTGATTTCTAACCTATTACATCAGCCGCATCTATCGTCCAAACTGGGCGACAGCTAGATAAAATCTCATGCATTTTTACGACATTACCAATTACAGCGATCGCTGGTGCACTAAATTCTTTTGCTTCCATCTGTGTTGCAATTGTGGCTAATGTGCCTATTAGTTCTTCTTGTTCGGGGCGCGTACCCCAGCGAACTAAAGCTATGGGGGTTTCTAAACTCAATCCGGCTGCGTGCAACTGTTCGATAATATGAGGTAGATTGTGGATTCCCATATAGATAACGATTGTTTCGGAACCGTGAGCGATCGCTTGCCAGTTGATAACTGGGTTATACTTTCCTGCTGCTTCGTGTCCTGTTACAAAAGTGACTGAAGAACTGTAGCTACGATGCGTTAATGGAATTCCGGCGTAAGCCGGTGCAGCAATACCTGAAGTAATCCCAGGAACAACTTCCACAGGAACTCCAGCTTTTACTAGGTCTACCATTTCTTCACCGCCGCGACCAAAAACAAACGGATCGCCACCTTTTAGCCTGACAACAATTGCATTATCTTGTGCTTTTTCAATTAAGAGTTGCGTAATTTCTTCCTGAATTAACGAATGACGTCCCCGACGTTTTCCCGCATGGATTTTTTCTGCCTGGGGGTTAATCATCATTAATATTGCAGAACTGACTAATGCATCGTAGATGACAACATCCGCACACTCTAGCAATCCCTTACCCTTTAGCGTCATTAATCCTGGATCTCCAGGTCCTGCACCCACCAAATAAACCTTACCCAATTCTTCTCTCTCTGTGTGCATTGTGGCTTATTTCTCAACCAAATCCCAGATTAAACTGGCTAACTCAGCACTCGCGCCGATTGGTTCTGTCAAATGTAAATTTAAACTTGGGAATCGCATTTGTAATTGCGCTACTGATTGGGCGATCTCATCAGTAATCCCTCCTGCAAAGAGAAAGTAAGGTACAATGCCAATTTGCTGATAACCTGCATTTGCTAGTGCTTGTACGCGTGATTCTAAACTTGGTGCTATTGCCCAATATGCATCTACGGCATTTAGTTGCTTTGCTACTGCTTTGACTGGTTCTTTTGCACCAGGGCGACGACTACCATGAGACAACAAAATCCAAGTTTCAATGTCCTTCGTAACTATCTTGGCTAATAATTGCACTAAACCTGGATGCGTACCAAGATGTGGTTGTAAATCAAGTATGACTTTTTCTCCTAAAGTTTGTTGAGCGATCGCGACTTGAGTAGGAATATCTTCTTTAACGTGCGTTCCTGGTAAGAGAAATACTGGTATGATTTGAACTTTGTTATAGCCTTGAGTAAGGGCGCGATCGCTAAAGTCTACGATTTGCTGCGCTAATGACAATGGACTTAGCTCTAAACACGCTTTATCAACCAGTAGTTGCTTAGTTGAACTGATGTCTACAGTAGGCAAGTGATGAAAACGATTGTTTCCAGAACGTTGCTGATTACTTACACTAATTTGTACTGGCGAGTAAGAAATCAACTTAACCAACTGCTCCATAGCAACTTCTGGTCGCGGGTCGCGACTTCCATGTGATACCAGCAAATAAGCAGATGGCATTAACTAAGTACTATCAATATCGTTATCTCTTAGCTATTATAATTAAAACCTTCTTCCTAATTTGTTTTGTATCATTTTTATCCATTTTGTACGACTGTAGCTAAAGTTAAAATCTTGGATGACTTTGATCGTAATGCTTAAAAATTTAGGTTTCATAAAAACATGAAAGGTCAGTAGATAGAATTCTTACTGACCTTTTCAAATTTATTTTTTACAATCGATGACTAAGTGCCTTAGTGCTTATCAGCAACAGGGTCAGCAATATAACGGAAAGTAGGCTCAGAATTCCAAGGACCACGCTCATCCTGCTTACCATTTGTAGATAGATTGTAATAAATATCTACTGTTTCATCTGGCTGAATTTCACCAAAGAACGGATCAGTAAGCTTACCTAGAGAATCTAGTGCCTTCATGAACATCTGTGTGTGCGAGATTTCTCTGGTGAGTAGATGGACTAAAGTCTTCTTAGTGCCTTCATCAGGGGCTAGCTTAATCAGATCCTCATAGGTTTGACGCGCACCTGCTTCAGCGGCAATATTAGCCCGTAGGTCG contains the following coding sequences:
- the cobA gene encoding uroporphyrinogen-III C-methyltransferase, which encodes MHTEREELGKVYLVGAGPGDPGLMTLKGKGLLECADVVIYDALVSSAILMMINPQAEKIHAGKRRGRHSLIQEEITQLLIEKAQDNAIVVRLKGGDPFVFGRGGEEMVDLVKAGVPVEVVPGITSGIAAPAYAGIPLTHRSYSSSVTFVTGHEAAGKYNPVINWQAIAHGSETIVIYMGIHNLPHIIEQLHAAGLSLETPIALVRWGTRPEQEELIGTLATIATQMEAKEFSAPAIAVIGNVVKMHEILSSCRPVWTIDAADVIG
- a CDS encoding sirohydrochlorin chelatase, producing MPSAYLLVSHGSRDPRPEVAMEQLVKLISYSPVQISVSNQQRSGNNRFHHLPTVDISSTKQLLVDKACLELSPLSLAQQIVDFSDRALTQGYNKVQIIPVFLLPGTHVKEDIPTQVAIAQQTLGEKVILDLQPHLGTHPGLVQLLAKIVTKDIETWILLSHGSRRPGAKEPVKAVAKQLNAVDAYWAIAPSLESRVQALANAGYQQIGIVPYFLFAGGITDEIAQSVAQLQMRFPSLNLHLTEPIGASAELASLIWDLVEK